A genomic stretch from Deltaproteobacteria bacterium includes:
- a CDS encoding aldehyde dehydrogenase yields MAKMFIGGESVGSVTNNTAEVKNPATGATVDTVPQGNDKDVQQAISAAEDAFKVWSDVSPEDRGNALMNAGELIKKNTAEIAQLLTQEQGKTLFEAGLEIHHLVHGLEFYAGLASKVRGSHVPLPQKNAYGMVVRQPIGVCGGIVPWNFPLTLMGTKLGPALAAGNTIIIKPASTTPLATIKVIELIAQATYGEGKAQKQLPKGTVNIVTGPGGSVGEELLRNPRVRRIAFTGSTPVGRHVMEVAGREIKRVTLELGGSDPMIVMEDSNVDLAVKMADVGRYFNCGQMCLGVKRLFLQESIADNFIGALVEILKKKTVGNGMSKETRMGPIHVGSQRQEVEEQVEDAKARGGKVLFGGERPKGAEFDNGFYYLPTLMTNVPEDSRLTKEEVFGPALPVYTFKTLDEALEKANSSEFGLGSSIWTRNLLHANKAIDKLQAGNVWVNSLHYGYDELPFGGVKSSGVGREHGPEALDYYLEPKGVVVVNI; encoded by the coding sequence ATGGCCAAGATGTTTATCGGCGGCGAGTCCGTCGGTTCGGTAACTAACAACACAGCTGAAGTAAAAAATCCCGCCACCGGCGCAACCGTCGACACGGTGCCGCAAGGCAACGACAAAGACGTGCAGCAGGCGATCTCGGCCGCCGAAGACGCTTTCAAAGTTTGGTCCGATGTCTCGCCCGAAGATCGCGGCAACGCCTTGATGAACGCCGGCGAGCTGATCAAGAAGAACACCGCGGAAATCGCCCAGCTGCTCACTCAAGAACAGGGCAAGACGCTGTTCGAAGCCGGCTTGGAAATTCATCATCTGGTGCACGGCTTGGAATTTTACGCGGGATTGGCGTCGAAGGTTCGCGGCTCGCATGTCCCGCTGCCGCAAAAAAACGCCTACGGCATGGTCGTGCGCCAGCCCATCGGCGTGTGCGGCGGCATCGTGCCGTGGAATTTTCCCTTAACTTTAATGGGAACTAAATTAGGTCCAGCGCTCGCCGCCGGCAACACGATCATCATCAAACCGGCCAGCACCACGCCGCTGGCGACCATCAAAGTCATCGAGCTCATCGCCCAAGCGACCTACGGCGAAGGAAAAGCGCAAAAGCAGTTGCCCAAGGGCACGGTCAACATCGTCACCGGCCCCGGCGGCAGCGTCGGCGAAGAGCTGCTGCGCAACCCGCGCGTGCGCCGCATTGCGTTTACCGGTTCGACGCCAGTCGGCCGTCATGTCATGGAAGTGGCCGGGCGCGAGATCAAGCGCGTGACGTTGGAACTCGGCGGCAGCGATCCGATGATCGTCATGGAAGACAGCAACGTCGACTTGGCCGTCAAGATGGCCGACGTCGGCAGATATTTCAATTGCGGCCAAATGTGTTTGGGCGTGAAACGCTTGTTCCTGCAGGAATCCATCGCCGACAATTTCATCGGCGCCTTGGTGGAAATCTTGAAAAAGAAAACCGTCGGCAACGGCATGAGCAAAGAGACCCGCATGGGTCCGATCCACGTCGGCTCCCAGCGTCAAGAAGTCGAAGAGCAAGTCGAAGACGCCAAAGCGCGCGGCGGCAAAGTGCTGTTCGGCGGCGAACGCCCCAAGGGCGCCGAGTTCGACAACGGCTTTTACTATCTGCCGACTCTGATGACCAACGTGCCCGAAGACTCGCGCCTGACCAAGGAAGAAGTCTTCGGTCCCGCGCTGCCGGTCTACACGTTCAAGACGCTCGATGAAGCGTTGGAGAAAGCCAACTCATCGGAGTTCGGTCTCGGCTCATCGATCTGGACACGGAATTTGCTGCACGCCAACAAAGCCATCGACAAACTCCAAGCCGGCAACGTCTGGGTCAACTCGCTCCACTACGGCTACGACGAACTGCCTTTCGGCGGCGTCAAGTCGAGCGGCGTCGGCCGCGAGCATGGCCCCGAAGCGCTCGACTACTATCTCGAACCCAAGGGTGTGGTCGTCGTCAATATCTGA
- a CDS encoding enoyl-CoA hydratase/isomerase family protein translates to MAMIDSRIDGGIAVLEINRPPVNSYTTDLLKELDAAILEARFNDDVHAIVITGKVEKFFSAGADINMLANQTLGFKNNFALHGHEVLMRLENTPKIIIAAINGHAVGGGLEIAMACDIRIAKKEGGKMGLAEINLGVMPGMGGTQRLPRLVGKAKAMELCFTGKTIAFEEALDMGLVHYIYEKEGFMDQVMDYAKQFIVPNKSSLAVGKVKRAITTGLELSLPDGLAFERELLAQTFASEDGQEGVKAYLEKRTAKFTGK, encoded by the coding sequence ATGGCAATGATCGATTCCCGAATTGACGGCGGCATCGCGGTGCTGGAAATCAACCGCCCGCCGGTCAACAGTTACACCACGGACTTACTCAAAGAATTGGACGCGGCGATTCTCGAGGCGCGCTTCAACGACGACGTGCACGCCATCGTCATCACCGGCAAGGTCGAAAAGTTTTTCTCCGCCGGCGCCGACATCAACATGCTGGCGAACCAGACGCTCGGCTTCAAAAATAATTTCGCCCTGCACGGCCACGAAGTGTTGATGCGCTTGGAGAACACGCCGAAGATCATCATCGCCGCGATCAACGGCCACGCCGTCGGCGGCGGTTTGGAAATCGCCATGGCCTGCGACATCCGCATCGCCAAAAAAGAAGGCGGCAAGATGGGCTTGGCGGAAATCAACTTGGGCGTCATGCCCGGCATGGGCGGCACCCAGCGCCTGCCGCGCTTGGTCGGCAAAGCCAAAGCCATGGAGCTGTGCTTCACCGGCAAAACCATCGCCTTCGAAGAAGCCCTCGATATGGGCCTGGTCCATTACATTTACGAAAAAGAAGGCTTCATGGATCAAGTGATGGACTACGCCAAACAGTTCATCGTGCCCAACAAGAGCAGCTTGGCCGTCGGCAAAGTAAAACGCGCCATCACCACCGGTCTCGAACTGTCGTTGCCCGATGGTCTAGCTTTCGAGCGCGAACTGTTGGCGCAAACCTTCGCCAGCGAAGACGGCCAGGAAGGCGTCAAAGCGTATCTCGAAAAAAGAACGGCGAAGTTCACAGGCAAGTAA